Proteins found in one Streptomyces sp. NBC_00461 genomic segment:
- a CDS encoding ATP-binding SpoIIE family protein phosphatase, which yields MDPTPSSSPASPFDMVSGALADYIPRAGSTAAAVPVAAQSDSRADRLEGDGREAGGQEQILGAVNLDRDLRITSCNLDAAPFRGVSVKPGAIFTELLPPGDVPTVTQRLRNVVETREAHVARVQRLRRDDGTELVVSMSILPAAAPQGGLTVSLIAMARRLHLYASAAAIGTSLDIGETAQSLAQSLLAWGDVAAVDLDFAVWTGEAVTEQAHERIRLRRAALVPERAWPEGYLTCGDNLPREASRLLVGAVTRDDVPQAIVIPDREAIERVLSDPRLVRALVPGNLPASVACIPLVVEGPEGTSGPIVLGVTEVWRRPERPFRDSELLDLQELVAKTARHVDLARQHQREHAQVLALQRRLLPRAGSDTIEVASVYLPTTPDSAGVGGDWVNSFPLPGDRTALVVGDVVGHGLGAAAAMGQLSMEARALLSAGLGPGEVLERLDETVTLLDDTDAGLAAGYSALGSTCCIAVYDPVDHRVVMSNAGHLPPVLVRPDGSATTITGQPHPGLGAEFAVREPFDVQEFAAPPGSLLALYTDGLVEDPVASLDDGIGRLTDLVREVHPWDDLQQIARRVVTDLAPEGRLRDDVTLLLARMTGRRSRDTATWQLAARDDTAAHARTLVSAALRRWHTSDQAQDSALLVISELVTNAVVFTTGPVTVRLVKAGGRLICEVGDTGNGRPRLRRGQVLDDSGRGLHVIHKLTTRWGVRWTNAGKAVWAELDL from the coding sequence ATGGACCCCACACCCTCCTCTTCGCCTGCTTCACCGTTCGACATGGTCAGCGGTGCCCTGGCGGATTACATCCCCCGGGCCGGAAGCACGGCCGCCGCGGTTCCTGTCGCTGCGCAGAGCGACAGCCGTGCCGACCGGCTCGAAGGGGACGGCCGGGAGGCCGGAGGTCAGGAACAGATCCTCGGGGCGGTCAACCTCGATCGGGATCTGAGGATCACCAGCTGCAATCTGGACGCGGCTCCGTTCAGAGGAGTGAGCGTCAAGCCGGGGGCCATCTTCACCGAACTGCTGCCACCCGGGGACGTGCCGACGGTCACACAGCGGTTGCGGAACGTCGTCGAGACGCGGGAGGCGCACGTTGCCCGGGTCCAGCGCTTGCGGCGGGACGACGGCACAGAGCTGGTGGTCTCGATGAGCATCCTGCCGGCCGCAGCGCCGCAGGGAGGCCTTACGGTCTCCCTGATCGCCATGGCCAGACGGCTGCACCTGTACGCTTCCGCGGCCGCCATCGGTACGTCATTGGACATCGGCGAGACCGCGCAGTCCCTGGCCCAGTCCCTGCTGGCATGGGGGGACGTGGCGGCCGTCGACCTCGACTTCGCCGTCTGGACGGGGGAAGCCGTCACCGAGCAGGCGCACGAGCGCATCCGGCTGCGGCGGGCGGCCCTGGTGCCGGAGCGGGCCTGGCCCGAGGGATATCTGACGTGCGGGGACAACCTTCCCCGCGAAGCGAGCCGTCTGCTGGTCGGTGCGGTCACGCGCGACGACGTGCCGCAGGCCATCGTGATTCCCGACCGTGAGGCGATCGAGCGGGTACTGAGCGATCCCCGGCTGGTGCGCGCGTTGGTACCCGGCAACCTGCCGGCGAGTGTGGCCTGCATACCGCTGGTCGTGGAGGGACCCGAAGGCACATCGGGGCCCATCGTGCTGGGCGTGACGGAAGTCTGGCGGCGACCGGAGCGCCCCTTCCGCGACAGCGAACTGCTCGACCTGCAAGAACTCGTGGCCAAAACCGCCCGTCACGTGGACCTGGCCCGCCAGCATCAGCGCGAGCACGCCCAGGTCCTGGCACTGCAGCGCCGGCTGCTGCCGCGGGCCGGCAGCGACACCATCGAGGTCGCCAGCGTCTATCTGCCCACCACCCCTGACAGTGCGGGCGTCGGCGGAGACTGGGTGAACAGCTTTCCGCTGCCGGGCGACCGGACCGCGCTGGTGGTCGGCGACGTCGTAGGGCATGGCCTGGGGGCCGCGGCGGCCATGGGCCAGCTGAGCATGGAGGCCCGCGCACTGTTGTCTGCGGGGCTGGGCCCCGGAGAGGTGCTGGAGCGTCTGGACGAGACCGTCACGCTCCTGGACGACACGGACGCGGGCCTGGCGGCCGGCTACAGCGCGCTGGGTTCGACGTGCTGCATCGCGGTCTACGATCCCGTCGACCACCGGGTCGTGATGTCCAACGCGGGCCACCTGCCTCCCGTCCTCGTCCGTCCCGATGGGTCCGCCACGACCATCACGGGGCAGCCTCACCCGGGCCTGGGAGCTGAGTTCGCCGTGCGGGAGCCGTTCGACGTGCAGGAGTTCGCCGCGCCTCCCGGCTCGCTCCTCGCCCTCTACACCGATGGCCTGGTGGAAGACCCGGTGGCCTCCCTCGACGACGGTATCGGCAGGCTCACGGACTTGGTGCGTGAGGTGCATCCCTGGGACGACCTGCAGCAGATCGCGCGCCGCGTGGTCACCGATCTGGCCCCGGAGGGACGCCTGCGCGACGACGTGACCCTGCTGCTCGCCCGTATGACCGGCCGTCGCAGCCGGGACACCGCGACCTGGCAGCTGGCCGCCCGCGACGACACCGCCGCCCACGCCCGCACCCTGGTCTCTGCTGCCCTGCGGCGATGGCACACCAGCGATCAGGCCCAGGACAGTGCGCTGCTGGTGATCAGCGAACTGGTCACCAACGCCGTCGTGTTCACCACCGGACCGGTCACAGTGCGGCTGGTGAAGGCCGGGGGCCGCCTCATATGCGAGGTCGGCGACACCGGCAATGGCCGACCACGCCTGCGCCGCGGCCAGGTACTCGACGACAGCGGGCGCGGCCTGCACGTCATCCACAAACTCACCACGCGCTGGGGGGTGCGGTGGACCAACGCCGGCAAGGCCGTCTGGGCGGAACTGGACCTGTGA
- the rph gene encoding rifamycin-inactivating phosphotransferase — protein sequence MIEQYVLDLREVDETQVAVVGGKGAHLGGLTRIDGIRVPGGFCVTTDAFRRVMAQAPSIGDLLDQLSRLNPDDGEAIRTLSAQIRRAVEETVIPGDVAAAITGAHARFGEQAAYAVRSSATAEDLPTASFAGQQDTYLNVVGPTAVLQHVSRCWASLFTERAVTYRQRNGIDHRTVLMAVVVQRMVFPHAAGVLFTADPVTGNRTVATVDAGFGLGEALVSGLVNPDVFQVRHGEVVAKTIAAKRSAVHALPAGGTQTLAIDSQQQEQAALTDPQAVQLVQLGRRIEAHFGRPQDIEWCLVDDGFHIVQSRPITTLFPVPDIGDEENHVYVSVGHGQMMTDAMKPLGLSMWRMTAMVPMHEAGGRLFVDVTRRLASPASRAGLLDVMGKGDPLTRDALETVLDNGDFVPSLPDAGPGRPAGGGSAPAPIETDPAIVTKLIERSQVSIASLERDIRTKRGPALFDFLLEAVEEHKRVLSDPLSIQAIMAGMDATWWLNDKLQEWLGEKNVADTLTLSAPDNVTSEMGLALLDVADVIRPYPEVVEFLQGVQDEGFLDELAKLAGGTEARDAIQAYLDRYGMRCVGEIDITRPRWRERPTTLVPMILDNVRNFEPGAAERRFEQGRQKAQEKEQDVLSRLRALPDGDQKADETKRMIDRVRTFIGYREYPKYGIVSRYFVYKQALLEEAERLVQAHVLPEKEDIFYLTFQELRDVVHSNQVDGRLIQQRKDAFRSYHALTPPRVLTSDGEAVTGAYRRDDVPAGALIGLPVSAGTVEGRARVILDMADADLEAGDILVTTFTDPSWSPLFVGIAGLVTEVGGLMTHGAVIAREYGLPAVVGVEQATRLIRDGQRIRVHGTGGYVEILP from the coding sequence ATGATCGAGCAGTATGTGTTGGATCTTCGAGAGGTTGACGAGACGCAGGTTGCCGTTGTTGGCGGCAAGGGCGCGCACCTGGGCGGGCTGACGCGGATCGACGGCATCCGCGTGCCGGGTGGCTTTTGCGTGACGACAGACGCCTTCCGACGGGTCATGGCGCAGGCGCCGTCGATCGGGGATCTGCTCGATCAGCTGTCGCGTCTGAACCCGGACGACGGGGAGGCGATCCGCACGCTCAGCGCGCAGATTCGCCGGGCTGTCGAAGAAACGGTCATCCCGGGCGACGTCGCGGCGGCGATCACGGGCGCTCACGCCCGGTTCGGCGAGCAAGCCGCCTACGCCGTCCGATCCAGCGCGACGGCAGAGGACCTGCCGACGGCCTCCTTTGCCGGACAGCAGGACACCTACCTGAACGTCGTGGGGCCGACGGCAGTTCTTCAGCACGTCAGCCGGTGCTGGGCCTCGCTGTTCACCGAGCGCGCCGTGACCTACCGCCAGCGGAACGGCATCGACCACCGTACGGTCCTCATGGCTGTGGTCGTGCAGCGGATGGTCTTCCCGCATGCGGCCGGCGTCCTGTTCACGGCCGACCCCGTCACGGGCAACCGAACGGTCGCCACCGTGGACGCCGGCTTCGGCCTCGGCGAGGCCCTGGTCTCCGGCCTGGTGAACCCGGACGTCTTCCAGGTGCGACACGGCGAAGTCGTCGCGAAGACGATCGCCGCCAAACGGAGTGCCGTTCACGCCCTGCCGGCCGGTGGCACACAGACACTGGCCATCGACTCGCAGCAGCAGGAACAAGCGGCGCTGACGGATCCGCAGGCCGTTCAGCTCGTGCAGCTCGGGCGTCGGATCGAAGCGCACTTCGGCCGCCCGCAGGACATCGAGTGGTGCCTGGTCGACGATGGCTTCCACATCGTCCAGAGCCGGCCGATCACGACGCTGTTCCCCGTCCCGGACATCGGCGACGAGGAGAACCACGTCTACGTCTCCGTTGGCCACGGGCAGATGATGACCGACGCCATGAAGCCCCTGGGGCTCTCCATGTGGCGGATGACGGCCATGGTGCCGATGCACGAGGCCGGCGGGAGGCTGTTCGTCGACGTCACCCGGCGCCTGGCCTCGCCCGCGAGCCGCGCCGGCCTCCTGGACGTCATGGGGAAAGGCGATCCACTGACCAGGGACGCTCTGGAGACCGTCCTCGACAACGGCGATTTCGTCCCGTCGCTCCCGGACGCGGGTCCCGGCCGGCCGGCGGGCGGCGGCAGTGCGCCCGCCCCCATCGAGACCGATCCGGCCATCGTCACCAAGCTGATCGAGCGCAGCCAGGTGTCCATCGCCTCGCTGGAGCGCGACATCCGGACCAAGAGGGGACCGGCGCTGTTCGACTTCCTGCTGGAGGCCGTCGAGGAGCACAAGCGGGTCCTCAGTGATCCGCTGAGCATTCAGGCGATTATGGCGGGGATGGACGCCACATGGTGGCTCAACGACAAGCTGCAGGAGTGGCTGGGCGAGAAGAACGTGGCCGACACGCTCACGCTGTCCGCCCCCGACAACGTCACCTCGGAGATGGGACTGGCGCTGCTCGACGTCGCGGACGTGATCCGCCCGTATCCGGAGGTAGTTGAGTTCCTGCAGGGCGTCCAGGACGAGGGCTTCCTGGACGAGCTGGCCAAGCTCGCGGGCGGGACCGAAGCGCGCGACGCCATTCAGGCCTACCTCGACCGGTACGGCATGCGCTGCGTCGGCGAGATCGACATCACCCGACCACGATGGCGTGAGCGCCCCACCACACTCGTGCCCATGATCCTCGACAACGTCAGGAACTTCGAACCGGGCGCCGCCGAGCGGCGCTTCGAGCAGGGGCGGCAAAAGGCGCAAGAGAAGGAACAGGACGTGCTGTCGCGCTTGCGGGCCCTGCCGGACGGGGACCAGAAAGCCGACGAGACCAAGCGGATGATCGACCGGGTGCGAACCTTCATCGGGTACCGGGAGTACCCGAAGTACGGCATCGTCAGCCGCTATTTCGTCTACAAGCAGGCCCTGCTGGAAGAGGCCGAGCGCCTCGTGCAGGCCCATGTGCTTCCTGAGAAGGAGGACATCTTCTACCTCACGTTCCAGGAACTCCGCGACGTCGTGCACTCGAACCAGGTGGACGGCCGGCTCATCCAGCAGCGCAAGGACGCGTTCCGGTCGTACCACGCGCTCACACCGCCCCGGGTGCTCACGTCGGATGGTGAGGCCGTCACCGGGGCGTACCGGCGCGACGACGTGCCGGCCGGCGCCCTGATCGGCCTACCGGTCTCCGCCGGGACCGTCGAGGGCAGGGCCCGCGTCATCCTTGACATGGCGGACGCCGATCTCGAAGCCGGCGACATCCTGGTCACGACCTTCACGGACCCCAGCTGGTCGCCGCTGTTCGTGGGAATCGCGGGCCTGGTGACGGAGGTGGGCGGCCTGATGACCCATGGCGCGGTGATCGCCCGTGAGTACGGCTTGCCGGCCGTCGTGGGGGTCGAGCAGGCCACCCGCCTGATCCGGGACGGGCAGCGGATCCGCGTGCACGGAACCGGCGGCTACGTCGAGATCCTGCCCTGA
- a CDS encoding DUF6131 family protein, giving the protein MIALGVILLVVGFLTGVSILWTIGVILLVIGALLWVMGSMGHAVAGRRHYW; this is encoded by the coding sequence ATGATCGCTCTCGGTGTAATCCTTCTAGTCGTCGGCTTTCTCACCGGCGTTTCGATCCTGTGGACCATAGGGGTCATTCTTCTGGTGATCGGCGCGCTTCTGTGGGTCATGGGTTCCATGGGTCACGCCGTCGCCGGGCGTCGACACTATTGGTGA
- a CDS encoding TrmB family transcriptional regulator sugar-binding domain-containing protein: MASRPKSWTTDACKATNTFVVANPRSASEKPVRPLEWDLLREQAALERRRQDITALRGTFNDLAGTYHEAHLSYSECGIQVVRSGAAVRALLERMIGECGEEVAACQPGGPGPPEVLDDALPRDIAMLERGVRLYSLYQHASRFDGPTIEYATKAMRADAEIRTATTLPPRMIIVDRRTALLTHRSSDASAVIVQEPSIVSYLYEVFSRAWEGASLFTTAKAPDQTETWNGTQHLLLQLLGDGLTVAAISKRLGIAERTCQGYPTGLFNDLGVSDRFQAGVMAHARGLVDPARVTASPRKSNRRT; encoded by the coding sequence CTGGCGTCCCGGCCCAAATCGTGGACGACGGACGCGTGCAAGGCCACGAACACCTTCGTCGTCGCGAACCCGAGAAGCGCCAGCGAAAAGCCGGTCCGGCCGCTGGAGTGGGATCTACTGCGGGAACAGGCCGCTCTCGAAAGACGGCGTCAGGACATCACGGCCCTCAGAGGTACGTTCAACGATCTGGCAGGGACCTACCACGAGGCCCATCTCTCCTACAGCGAGTGCGGCATCCAGGTCGTCCGGTCCGGCGCGGCCGTTCGTGCCCTCCTGGAGCGCATGATCGGCGAATGCGGAGAGGAGGTCGCCGCGTGCCAGCCGGGCGGCCCCGGTCCGCCGGAGGTTCTCGACGACGCACTCCCCAGGGACATCGCGATGCTGGAACGAGGCGTTCGCCTGTATTCCCTGTACCAGCACGCGTCACGGTTCGACGGCCCTACGATCGAATACGCGACGAAGGCCATGCGCGCCGACGCGGAGATCCGCACGGCGACCACCCTGCCGCCTCGCATGATCATTGTGGACCGCCGCACCGCGTTGCTCACCCATCGGTCCAGCGACGCCTCAGCCGTGATCGTGCAGGAACCCTCGATCGTCAGCTACCTGTACGAGGTGTTCAGCCGCGCCTGGGAAGGTGCGTCTCTGTTCACCACCGCGAAGGCACCCGACCAGACGGAGACATGGAACGGGACTCAGCACCTGCTTCTGCAACTGCTCGGTGACGGCCTCACCGTGGCGGCGATCTCCAAACGGCTGGGCATCGCGGAGCGCACGTGTCAGGGGTATCCGACCGGGCTGTTCAACGACCTGGGAGTCTCGGACCGGTTCCAGGCGGGGGTGATGGCACACGCACGCGGGCTGGTCGATCCGGCCCGGGTGACGGCATCGCCGAGGAAGTCGAACCGGCGGACCTGA
- a CDS encoding DEAD/DEAH box helicase: protein MTHPDCPSTSHGDLAQPVTTVPTVPEADSFADLDLPAEVLRTLTELGVHEPFPIQAATLPNALAGRDVLGRGRTGSGKTLAFGLPLLTRMAGRRAEPKQPLALILVPTRELAQQVTEALSPYADALRLRMATVVGGMSIGRQTAALRDGAEVVVATPGRLHDLIERGACRLGRVRITVLDEADQMCDMGFLPQVTEALDQVHPDGQRMLFSATLDRDVDDLVDRYLHDPVVHSVDPSAGAVSTMDHHVLVVHGPDRYAVTTEIAARDGRVLLFMDTKHAVDQLTKHLRASGVHAAALHSGKSQPQRTRTLTQFKNGQITVLVATNVAARGLHVDDLDLVVNVDPPTDPKDYLHRAGRTARAGESGSVVTLVLSGQRREMSDLMAGAGIKPTITKVRSGEAELSRITGAKPPSGTPLDGGPATPRPKNTNAPFRGMGTSKDTARAAGGKSRRAGEARKLAEARKAAAVRRGG, encoded by the coding sequence ATGACCCACCCCGACTGCCCCAGCACCTCGCACGGTGACCTCGCCCAGCCGGTGACCACTGTCCCAACGGTGCCTGAGGCAGACTCCTTCGCTGACCTGGACCTGCCGGCCGAGGTGCTGCGTACTCTCACCGAACTCGGTGTGCACGAGCCCTTCCCGATCCAAGCGGCCACGCTGCCCAACGCCCTCGCGGGACGCGATGTCCTGGGGCGCGGGCGCACCGGGTCGGGCAAGACGCTCGCCTTCGGCCTGCCGCTGCTCACACGAATGGCCGGGCGGCGCGCGGAACCGAAGCAGCCCCTCGCTCTGATCCTGGTGCCCACCCGGGAGCTGGCCCAACAGGTCACCGAGGCGCTCTCGCCCTACGCCGACGCGTTGCGCCTACGGATGGCCACAGTCGTCGGCGGCATGTCGATCGGCCGGCAAACGGCTGCTCTGCGCGACGGAGCCGAGGTCGTCGTCGCCACCCCGGGCCGTCTGCACGACCTGATCGAGCGCGGTGCCTGCCGCCTGGGACGAGTACGGATCACGGTCCTGGACGAGGCCGACCAGATGTGCGACATGGGCTTCCTGCCGCAAGTGACCGAGGCGCTCGACCAGGTGCACCCCGACGGTCAGCGGATGCTGTTCTCGGCCACCCTGGACCGCGACGTCGACGACCTGGTCGACCGCTACCTCCACGACCCCGTCGTCCACTCGGTCGACCCGTCCGCGGGCGCGGTCTCGACGATGGACCACCATGTTCTGGTCGTGCATGGCCCCGACCGGTACGCCGTCACCACAGAGATCGCCGCCCGCGACGGCCGCGTACTGCTGTTCATGGACACCAAGCACGCCGTCGACCAGCTGACCAAGCACCTGCGGGCCAGCGGAGTGCACGCCGCGGCCCTGCACAGCGGCAAGTCCCAGCCGCAGCGCACACGGACCCTGACGCAGTTCAAGAATGGGCAGATCACCGTCCTGGTGGCCACCAATGTCGCGGCCCGTGGCCTGCATGTCGACGATCTCGACCTCGTCGTCAACGTCGACCCGCCCACCGACCCCAAGGACTATCTGCACCGCGCGGGCCGCACCGCCCGGGCCGGTGAGTCCGGCAGCGTCGTCACACTGGTGCTATCGGGCCAGCGCCGCGAGATGAGCGATCTGATGGCCGGAGCCGGCATCAAGCCGACCATCACCAAGGTGCGCTCGGGCGAGGCGGAACTGAGCCGGATCACCGGCGCCAAGCCCCCTTCCGGCACCCCGCTCGACGGCGGGCCGGCCACGCCCCGGCCGAAAAACACCAACGCACCCTTCCGCGGCATGGGCACCAGCAAGGACACCGCCCGCGCCGCCGGCGGCAAGTCGCGGAGGGCCGGCGAGGCCCGCAAGCTCGCCGAGGCCCGAAAGGCAGCCGCAGTGCGTCGCGGCGGCTGA
- a CDS encoding ABC transporter ATP-binding protein has protein sequence MRAVHAAETAPSLHPWLVHANELRVRAGRHLAVDGLDLTLTAGVQGVLGPNGAGKTTLMRALSTVVKPASGSLTLLGAQVDGRADLREVRRKLGYLPQQFGFYPRFTVREFVAYMAWLKEMPKTAIPDAVQRAIDRVGLTTKADAKMKTLSGGMLRRAGIAQAIVNDPELLLLDEPTVGLDPEQRLDFRDLLRDLGVDSCVMVSTHLVEDVVAACTDVILMNEGRLLFQGTPDDLIARGGQGDAGDSPAERGYSALLRQHRSNA, from the coding sequence ATGCGAGCGGTACATGCTGCCGAAACGGCTCCCAGCCTTCATCCCTGGCTCGTCCACGCAAACGAACTGCGTGTCCGGGCCGGCCGGCACCTGGCCGTCGACGGACTCGACTTGACGCTGACTGCCGGCGTGCAGGGTGTGCTCGGCCCGAACGGCGCCGGCAAGACCACGCTGATGCGCGCGCTGTCCACCGTCGTCAAGCCCGCCAGCGGCTCATTGACGCTGCTCGGCGCGCAGGTGGACGGCCGTGCCGACCTGCGCGAGGTGCGTCGCAAACTGGGGTATCTGCCGCAGCAGTTCGGCTTCTACCCGCGGTTCACTGTCCGCGAGTTCGTCGCGTACATGGCCTGGCTCAAGGAAATGCCCAAAACCGCGATACCCGACGCCGTACAACGCGCGATCGATCGGGTGGGTCTCACCACCAAGGCCGACGCCAAGATGAAGACGCTGTCCGGCGGCATGCTGCGCCGGGCCGGCATCGCCCAGGCCATCGTGAACGACCCCGAACTGCTACTGCTCGACGAGCCCACCGTCGGACTCGACCCCGAACAACGTCTCGACTTCCGCGACCTGCTGCGTGACCTCGGCGTCGACAGCTGCGTGATGGTCTCCACCCACCTCGTCGAGGACGTCGTCGCCGCCTGCACCGATGTCATCCTCATGAACGAAGGCCGACTCCTCTTCCAGGGCACCCCCGACGACCTGATCGCCCGCGGTGGGCAGGGCGACGCGGGCGACAGCCCGGCGGAGCGCGGCTACTCCGCACTCCTGCGCCAGCACCGGAGCAACGCATGA
- a CDS encoding RNA polymerase sigma factor, with protein sequence MTDLDEAELVRRVAGGDRAAFDELYRRTSPWLAVRLRRRCADDDVVADVLQETYLAVWRAAGSYAGSVTEGSAVGWLWAIAANRLVDAFRRRARQERVPTVALLDTTVPAAEDEVMANRVDQNFEQALLRLPPELRQVLQAMVLDDLSVRQTAVLLGMPEGTVKTRARRARTALREALS encoded by the coding sequence ATGACAGACCTCGACGAGGCAGAACTCGTGCGTCGCGTCGCCGGTGGTGACCGGGCAGCGTTCGACGAGTTGTATCGGCGTACTTCGCCCTGGTTGGCGGTGCGGCTCCGCCGCCGCTGCGCCGACGACGACGTCGTCGCCGACGTGCTCCAGGAGACCTACCTGGCGGTCTGGCGTGCGGCCGGCAGCTATGCGGGCTCCGTGACCGAGGGCAGTGCGGTCGGCTGGCTCTGGGCGATCGCCGCGAACCGTCTCGTCGACGCGTTCCGCCGACGTGCCCGGCAGGAGCGGGTGCCGACGGTTGCCCTGCTCGATACGACCGTGCCGGCCGCCGAGGACGAGGTGATGGCGAACCGCGTCGACCAGAACTTCGAACAGGCGCTGCTGCGGCTGCCACCGGAGTTGCGGCAGGTGCTGCAGGCGATGGTGCTCGATGACCTGTCGGTCCGTCAGACGGCGGTGCTGCTCGGTATGCCGGAGGGCACGGTGAAAACCCGCGCGCGGCGGGCTCGGACGGCATTGCGGGAGGCGCTCTCATGA